Proteins from a genomic interval of Alosa alosa isolate M-15738 ecotype Scorff River chromosome 8, AALO_Geno_1.1, whole genome shotgun sequence:
- the gpr63 gene encoding probable G-protein coupled receptor 63, with the protein MVYATHTTITHAVEVNTTFASLVGFGALNSTQHPEAHQEMERASAENSSVGYRTFSEPVSLASQDTEPGLSLPLQIFFCTVIIAILLVAFLGNVVVCLMVYQRAAMRSAINILLASLAFADMMLAVLNMPFALVTAVTTNWIFGDIFCRVSAMFFWLFVIEGVAILLIISVDRFLIIVQKQDKLSPRRAKVLIGISWGLSFCFSFPLAIGQPSLQIPPRAPQCVFGYTGEPGYHAYVVLIMLVFFFVPFMVMLYTFMGILNTIRHNTIRIHSHPDSISLSQASKLGLMSLQRPFQMNIDMSFKTRAFTTILILFSIFTVCWAPFTTYSLVSTFSSGFYHKNSFFEISTWLLWLCYLKSALNPLIYYWRIKKFRDACLDLMPKYFKFLPQLPGHTKRRIRPSAIYVCGEHRSVV; encoded by the coding sequence ATGGTGTATGCCACTCACACTACCATTACTCATGCTGTGGAGGTCAACACAACCTTTGCCAGCCTGGTTGGTTTTGGGGCGCTGAACTCCACCCAACACCCCGAGGCTCACCAGGAAATGGAGCGGGCCTCGGCTGAGAACAGTTCTGTGGGATACAGGACATTTTCAGAACCAGTGAGTCTAGCATCACAGGACACTGAGCCAGGCCTCAGCCTCCCACTGCAGATCTTCTTCTGCACCGTCATCATTGCAATCCTGTTGGTGGCCTTCCTTGGTAATGTGGTGGTGTGTCTGATGGTCTATCAGCGTGCTGCCATGCGCTCTGCCATCAACATCTTGTTGGCTAGCCTAGCGTTTGCAGACATGATGCTGGCAGTCCTGAACATGCCGTTTGCCTTGGTGACCGCTGTAACCACAAATTGGATCTTTGGGGACATCTTCTGCAGGGTGTCAGCCATGTTCTTTTGGCTCTTTGTCATTGAAGGGGTGGCGATCCTACTTATAATTAGCGTGGATCGCTTCCTCATCATTGTACAGAAACAAGACAAGCTAAGTCCACGCAGAGCCAAGGTTCTCATTGGAATCTCATGGGGCTTGTCGTTTTGCTTCTCCTTCCCTCTGGCTATTGGGCAGCCATCTCTACAGATCCCCCCCAGAGccccacagtgtgtgtttggctaCACCGGTGAACCTGGCTATCATGCCTACGTTGTGCTAATTATGCTAGTCTTCTTCTTTGTACCATTCATGGTCATGCTGTACACCTTTATGGGAATCCTGAACACCATCCGCCATAACACTATTCGCATCCACAGTCATCCTGACAGCATCAGTCTGAGTCAGGCCAGTAAACTGGGCCTTATGAGCCTGCAGAGGCCCTTCCAAATGAACATTGACATGAGCTTTAAGACGCGTGCCTTCACCaccatcctcatcctcttctccaTATTCACTGTATGCTGGGCCCCATTCACCACGTACAGTCTAGTCTCGACCTTCAGCAGTGGCTTCTACCACAAGAACAGCTTCTTTGAGATCAGCACCTGGCTCCTCTGGTTGTGCTACCTCAAGTCGGCTTTAAATCCCCTTATCTACTACTGGAGAATCAAGAAGTTCCGCGACGCCTGCCTTGATTTGATGCCCAAGTACTTTAAGTTTCTCCCCCAGCTGCCTGGCCATACTAAGAGGCGGATCCGCCCGAGTGCCATCTACGTGTGTGGAGAGCATCGTTCTGTGGTATAA